One genomic region from Verrucomicrobiota bacterium encodes:
- a CDS encoding sugar porter family MFS transporter: protein MASAATHRSPRLAPSRILARENSNSKSGDDLHPMKAEISSSPAAARINISYLLPICLVATLGGLLFGYDTGVISGAIEPLTARFQLSDFMKGWASGSVLVGCAAGVLLVGPISDRFGRRLAMFLAAAMFLASAIGTAVPNDIWIFICFRFIGGLGIGIASISTPMYIAEITPAHIRGRMVAVNQIAIVGGIALTSFINYFIAKSGDQAWLIASGWRWMFGMGIAPAVLFGLLLIPIPESPRWLIERKRENKARRILERVGGPGFAGTEFDSIKAALSQERGNWGELFSARLRLPLLIGVLLAILQQVTGINVFLYFGTTIFKTLSASTGVDAGLLQQIIINGAGVLFTLIAIAAVDKWGRKPLMLIGAAGMGISLVAMGVMAQTLTDPAAASGWMLFFIVLYIGCFGLSVGPVTWVILAEIFPTAVRGRALGLATFFLWTADYAVTQTFPMMDAKGSWFVKHFNHAFPFYTYAVFCVAMVLVVWRLVPETKGRSLEEIERSWSRKP, encoded by the coding sequence TTGGCAAGCGCCGCAACTCATCGCAGCCCACGCCTGGCCCCTTCGAGAATCCTGGCCAGGGAAAACTCAAACTCAAAGTCTGGTGATGATCTTCACCCCATGAAAGCGGAAATCAGTTCAAGCCCCGCCGCCGCGAGAATCAACATTTCCTATTTGCTGCCCATCTGTCTGGTGGCAACCCTTGGAGGGCTTTTGTTTGGTTACGACACCGGCGTCATCTCCGGCGCCATTGAACCGCTGACGGCCCGCTTCCAGCTCAGCGATTTCATGAAAGGTTGGGCGTCGGGCAGTGTGCTCGTCGGGTGCGCGGCGGGCGTGCTGTTGGTCGGGCCGATCTCCGACCGCTTTGGCCGCCGCCTGGCGATGTTTCTGGCGGCGGCGATGTTTCTCGCCTCCGCCATCGGCACCGCTGTGCCCAATGACATCTGGATCTTCATCTGCTTCCGCTTCATCGGCGGATTGGGCATTGGCATCGCCTCCATTTCGACGCCGATGTATATCGCCGAGATTACGCCGGCGCACATCCGCGGACGGATGGTGGCCGTGAATCAGATCGCCATCGTGGGCGGCATCGCGCTGACTTCGTTCATCAACTATTTCATCGCCAAATCCGGCGATCAGGCCTGGCTCATCGCCAGCGGTTGGCGCTGGATGTTTGGCATGGGCATCGCGCCTGCCGTCCTCTTTGGCCTGCTGCTGATTCCGATTCCCGAAAGCCCGCGTTGGTTGATCGAGCGTAAGCGCGAAAACAAGGCGAGGCGGATTCTTGAAAGAGTTGGCGGACCGGGGTTCGCTGGGACGGAGTTTGACAGTATCAAGGCCGCGCTGTCGCAGGAGCGAGGCAACTGGGGCGAACTCTTCTCTGCCAGGCTGCGGCTGCCGCTCTTGATCGGCGTCTTGCTGGCGATCCTCCAGCAAGTCACTGGCATCAACGTGTTCCTGTATTTCGGGACGACCATCTTCAAAACCCTGAGCGCCTCGACCGGCGTGGATGCCGGCCTGCTCCAGCAAATCATCATCAACGGCGCCGGGGTTTTGTTCACGCTCATCGCGATTGCGGCCGTGGACAAATGGGGCCGCAAACCGCTGATGCTCATCGGTGCCGCCGGCATGGGAATCAGCCTGGTGGCGATGGGCGTCATGGCCCAGACGCTGACCGACCCGGCAGCCGCCAGCGGTTGGATGCTTTTCTTCATCGTGCTTTACATCGGCTGTTTCGGCCTGTCGGTCGGGCCAGTGACGTGGGTCATCCTCGCGGAAATCTTTCCCACCGCCGTGCGCGGTCGCGCCCTAGGACTGGCCACGTTTTTCCTGTGGACCGCGGATTATGCCGTGACGCAGACCTTCCCGATGATGGACGCAAAGGGTTCCTGGTTCGTGAAGCATTTCAATCACGCCTTTCCGTTCTACACCTACGCGGTATTTTGTGTCGCGATGGTGCTGGTGGTCTGGCGTCTGGTTCCGGAAACCAAGGGCCGATCGCTGGAGGAAATTGAACGGAGTTGGTCGCGCAAGCCCTAA
- a CDS encoding alpha-L-fucosidase, protein MKLNLAKSITLAAGFLATLPLLADTATDTTAPSANAQRLQWWRDARFGLFIHWGPVSLKGTEIGWSRGAQIPIEEYDHLYQQFNPTNFNARQWMSVARTAGMKYVVFTTKHHDGFCMWDTKQTDFNIMNSPFHRDVVKELAAACKREGLQFGTYHSVCDWHHPDFPLGSPGGTKRKPSPDLDRYETYLRAQVKELIQNYGPLLTMWFDVPQEFDQKRGLDLEAWTRSLQPDIIINNRSGAAGDFDTPEQRVGKYQDQRPWETCMTICNQWAWKPNDPMKSLEQCLQTLVLCAGGDGNLLLNVGPMPDGRIELRQIARLQEIGAWLAEYGDTIYRTRGGPWKPTKTLASTRRDKNIFLHVFKWDGDSVTLPGIPAKVLRAESLAGGKAEFQQQGDKLVVSVPAANQQKIDTIIRLDLDQSAMGLRPVSFPSLIKATASNVYQHMDDYAAESAFDGDPGTRWATDGGTKRAWVALEFPQPKRIGAVRINEALAPRVQKFEFQYRDGADWKTLFTGTELGANFKRSFEPVTARAVRLNILDATEGPTISEIELP, encoded by the coding sequence ATGAAACTGAACCTCGCAAAATCAATCACACTGGCGGCGGGATTCCTCGCCACGCTTCCACTCCTGGCGGACACGGCGACAGACACGACGGCGCCGTCCGCCAACGCCCAGCGCCTCCAGTGGTGGCGCGACGCGCGCTTTGGCTTGTTCATTCATTGGGGGCCGGTTTCACTCAAAGGCACGGAGATCGGCTGGTCGCGGGGGGCGCAAATTCCCATTGAGGAATACGACCATCTCTACCAGCAGTTCAACCCCACCAACTTCAACGCTCGCCAGTGGATGAGCGTCGCCAGAACCGCCGGCATGAAATACGTCGTCTTCACCACCAAGCACCACGACGGCTTTTGCATGTGGGACACGAAGCAGACGGATTTCAACATCATGAACTCGCCGTTCCATCGCGACGTGGTGAAGGAACTGGCCGCCGCCTGCAAACGCGAAGGGCTGCAGTTCGGCACTTACCACTCGGTGTGCGACTGGCATCATCCGGATTTCCCACTCGGGAGCCCCGGTGGAACGAAGCGCAAACCCAGCCCGGACCTTGACCGCTACGAGACTTACCTCCGTGCGCAGGTGAAGGAGTTGATCCAAAACTACGGCCCGCTCCTCACCATGTGGTTCGACGTGCCGCAGGAGTTCGATCAGAAGCGCGGGCTGGATCTTGAGGCGTGGACGCGGTCGTTGCAGCCCGATATCATCATCAACAACCGCAGCGGTGCCGCGGGCGATTTCGACACGCCGGAGCAGCGCGTCGGCAAATACCAGGACCAGCGGCCGTGGGAAACCTGCATGACGATCTGCAATCAATGGGCGTGGAAACCCAACGACCCGATGAAATCGCTCGAACAATGCCTCCAGACGCTGGTGCTCTGCGCGGGCGGCGACGGAAACCTGCTCTTGAATGTTGGCCCGATGCCGGACGGGCGCATTGAGTTGAGGCAAATCGCGCGGTTGCAAGAGATCGGCGCGTGGCTCGCAGAATACGGTGACACGATTTACCGCACGCGCGGCGGGCCGTGGAAGCCGACGAAAACTCTAGCAAGCACCCGACGCGACAAGAACATCTTCCTGCACGTCTTCAAGTGGGACGGAGACAGCGTGACGCTGCCGGGCATTCCGGCCAAAGTTTTGCGTGCCGAATCCCTTGCCGGCGGCAAAGCGGAATTCCAGCAGCAAGGTGACAAACTCGTCGTGAGCGTGCCGGCTGCGAACCAGCAGAAGATTGACACGATCATCCGGCTCGATCTCGACCAATCGGCGATGGGCCTGCGGCCCGTGAGCTTCCCTTCGCTGATCAAAGCCACCGCGTCCAACGTGTATCAACACATGGACGATTACGCCGCTGAGAGCGCGTTCGATGGCGATCCAGGCACGCGCTGGGCCACCGACGGCGGCACGAAGCGGGCGTGGGTCGCGCTGGAATTTCCCCAGCCCAAGCGCATCGGCGCCGTGCGCATCAACGAAGCCCTCGCGCCGCGCGTGCAGAAATTTGAGTTTCAATACCGTGACGGCGCCGACTGGAAGACTCTCTTCACCGGCACGGAACTCGGCGCGAATTTCAAGCGCAGCTTCGAGCCCGTCACGGCCCGCGCCGTGCGACTGAACATCCTCGACGCCACGGAAGGTCCGACGATTTCTGAGATTGAACTTCCGTGA
- a CDS encoding alpha-L-fucosidase, whose translation MNRILSLLAALTFTANTVRLAPAATTTLPIVSDARVKELQNLRWGMFICWSFSTFSGKEWTPGVTNLALFNPTGCDTEQWVKTAKEAGMGYILFLTKHHDGFCLWDTKTTDRKVTKSPLSRDVLAELKKSCDQQGIKLALYFSEGDWTWAGSVPGGKSGPNPEMKKAQLRELLTQYGPIEYIWFDHAVGDGGLSHAETAAFCKALQPDCFIGFNHGPPAGDIRLGELGHPSPLSDETGSGFNASHIKGYTGHRLAEFTYPIQPKHEGGAMWFYSLPKHDQLCLPAEKIYADYLGAVKYGNLFSLDVGPDYAGKLRDIDAKTLRKVGEMISSGAPTPPQTKP comes from the coding sequence ATGAACCGTATCCTCTCCCTCCTCGCGGCCCTCACCTTCACTGCCAACACCGTCCGCCTCGCGCCCGCTGCCACCACCACCCTGCCCATCGTAAGTGATGCCCGCGTGAAGGAACTGCAGAACCTCCGCTGGGGAATGTTCATCTGCTGGTCGTTTAGCACCTTCTCGGGGAAGGAGTGGACACCCGGCGTCACCAACCTCGCCCTCTTCAACCCGACCGGTTGCGACACCGAGCAGTGGGTCAAGACGGCCAAGGAAGCCGGCATGGGCTACATCCTGTTCCTCACCAAGCACCACGACGGCTTTTGCCTTTGGGACACGAAAACAACGGATCGCAAAGTTACGAAAAGTCCGCTCAGTCGCGACGTGCTGGCCGAACTGAAAAAGTCTTGCGACCAGCAAGGCATCAAACTGGCGCTCTACTTTTCCGAGGGCGACTGGACGTGGGCTGGCTCTGTGCCGGGCGGCAAGAGCGGGCCGAACCCGGAGATGAAAAAGGCGCAACTGCGCGAACTGCTCACGCAATACGGCCCCATCGAATACATCTGGTTCGACCACGCGGTTGGCGACGGTGGCTTGAGCCACGCCGAGACCGCCGCTTTCTGTAAAGCCCTCCAGCCGGATTGTTTCATCGGTTTCAATCACGGCCCGCCTGCCGGCGACATCCGGCTGGGTGAGTTGGGCCATCCTTCGCCTCTGAGTGACGAAACCGGCTCCGGCTTCAACGCCAGCCACATCAAGGGCTACACCGGCCATCGCCTCGCGGAGTTCACTTACCCGATCCAGCCCAAACACGAGGGTGGCGCGATGTGGTTCTACTCGCTGCCGAAGCACGACCAACTCTGTCTCCCGGCGGAGAAAATTTACGCGGATTACCTCGGTGCGGTGAAGTACGGCAACCTCTTTTCCCTGGATGTCGGGCCGGATTACGCAGGCAAACTGCGCGACATTGATGCGAAAACACTCCGCAAAGTTGGCGAGATGATAAGCAGCGGTGCACCGACCCCGCCACAGACCAAGCCATGA
- a CDS encoding beta-N-acetylhexosaminidase, with protein MKTYHDNCRFGNLIETGISKLTLVILSSGLLVMIAAAAPIRTENQISVVPLPVKASLVEGAAFQLTSATVIVCEGEVAPRAVEAMRRVTGWSLKVSSAGGMESKIVLRLDAKLFSDLPEWQRAESYRLSVNASRVELSASTEHGLFNGVQTLAQLIARADDGKWQIPACAIEDYPRFQWRGLLLDPARHFLPPEFLKKFVDVMAFYKYNRLQLHLTDDQGWRIEIKKFPRLTEIGSVRKQSPKRGDREHGDGQVYGPFFYTQDQIRELVAYAKARHVTLMPEIEIPGHFGAAIASHPEFSCAGKLSEVRSAWGINADILCPGNDAAVAFTKDVLGEVCELFPSEFIHIGGDEVPRERWKTCPKCQARMKVEGLKNEAQLQTWLNQRLEEFLTSKGRRMIGWDEILEGGLTPGAVVMSWRGIQGGIAAAHAGHDAVMSPTSHCYFDYAQAKGPAEPECIGGFIPLETVYAYEPVPVELSDYQRRHILGGQGNLWGEYMWDGKDVEYFGLPRALALAEVLWSPAQSRNLSSFLDRLDGQLVQLGRLQVNYRKPDKAKPAGQTAPPKAQSK; from the coding sequence ATGAAAACCTATCACGATAACTGTCGCTTTGGTAACTTGATCGAAACCGGAATCAGCAAGCTGACATTGGTGATCTTGTCGAGCGGCTTGCTGGTGATGATTGCCGCCGCCGCCCCAATTAGAACGGAGAATCAAATTTCGGTCGTGCCCCTGCCGGTCAAGGCAAGCTTGGTCGAGGGCGCGGCTTTTCAATTGACTTCAGCAACGGTGATCGTTTGCGAAGGAGAGGTCGCACCGCGAGCGGTGGAAGCCATGCGGCGGGTCACGGGATGGAGTTTGAAAGTCAGTTCTGCCGGCGGCATGGAGAGCAAGATCGTGCTCCGGCTCGACGCCAAACTTTTTTCCGACCTCCCGGAATGGCAACGGGCCGAAAGCTATCGGCTTTCGGTCAATGCGTCGCGCGTCGAGTTGTCAGCCAGCACGGAACACGGCCTTTTCAACGGCGTTCAAACATTGGCACAGTTGATCGCGCGAGCCGATGACGGTAAATGGCAGATCCCCGCGTGCGCCATCGAGGATTATCCCCGTTTCCAATGGCGCGGGCTGCTGCTGGATCCGGCCCGCCACTTCCTGCCGCCAGAGTTCTTGAAGAAATTCGTGGACGTCATGGCCTTCTACAAATACAACCGATTGCAACTTCACCTGACCGACGATCAGGGTTGGCGAATCGAAATCAAAAAATTTCCACGCCTCACGGAAATCGGCTCCGTTCGCAAGCAGTCCCCCAAACGCGGCGACCGCGAGCATGGCGACGGCCAGGTTTACGGTCCGTTCTTCTACACGCAGGATCAAATCCGCGAGCTTGTGGCCTACGCGAAGGCGAGACACGTGACGCTCATGCCGGAGATTGAGATACCGGGGCATTTCGGCGCGGCGATCGCATCGCACCCGGAATTCTCATGTGCGGGCAAGCTGTCTGAGGTGCGATCGGCGTGGGGCATCAACGCGGACATTCTCTGCCCCGGCAACGATGCCGCCGTGGCGTTCACCAAGGACGTCTTGGGCGAAGTTTGCGAGTTGTTCCCGAGCGAATTCATCCACATTGGCGGCGACGAAGTGCCGCGCGAGCGTTGGAAAACGTGTCCCAAATGCCAGGCTCGGATGAAAGTTGAAGGATTGAAGAACGAGGCGCAGCTTCAAACCTGGCTCAATCAGCGGCTGGAGGAGTTCCTCACCAGCAAGGGCCGGCGGATGATCGGGTGGGATGAAATTCTCGAAGGCGGCCTCACGCCCGGCGCGGTGGTGATGTCGTGGCGCGGCATCCAGGGCGGGATCGCCGCCGCGCATGCCGGCCACGATGCCGTGATGTCCCCCACTTCGCACTGCTACTTCGATTACGCGCAGGCCAAAGGCCCCGCCGAGCCGGAGTGCATCGGCGGCTTCATTCCACTCGAAACCGTTTACGCGTACGAGCCGGTGCCGGTGGAGTTGTCCGATTATCAACGGCGGCACATCCTGGGCGGACAGGGAAATCTTTGGGGTGAATACATGTGGGACGGGAAGGACGTGGAGTACTTCGGCCTCCCGCGCGCGCTGGCGTTGGCGGAAGTGCTTTGGTCTCCAGCGCAGAGCCGCAATCTCAGCAGTTTTCTCGATCGATTGGACGGGCAACTCGTCCAACTTGGCCGGTTGCAGGTGAATTACCGCAAGCCTGACAAAGCCAAGCCGGCGGGCCAAACTGCGCCGCCGAAGGCGCAGAGCAAATGA
- a CDS encoding enterotoxin, protein MIKTLAIATGFVLSAGSVWSAGVVKYPGVEPGRAHASLANGTVTFSNHVMVAAWALTEHGMSPLSFRDVPGRRSLTLTGEVFQIVLTTGTRYPASRLVPDGKSRLRTLIPRPKAARFAARLPGKSVEVPLRSADGRLRVLWRGIMLDGAHYLRQEIELAVMRDALAIQEIVWLDTTLHERERPLTPSLSPAPSGGEGVRRTGEGEIQGSKSRSNVSGEFLRSASTAGRVDGSPIVADSFFLGSEDPMAENLAGQEGSLLSRVRRNTELRRGETLTQSFVLGVAPAGQMRRAFLGYLERERAHPFRPFLHYNSWYDISWPGFSMNETNCLAAIHSLAENLIHPHSVVLDGVVFDDGWDDPKSLWQFHAGFPRGFAPPARLCRQEHTHLGVWLSPFGGYGKAKEERLRFGRAQDYETNATGFSLAGPKYYDAFRKVCLRMMRTYGVVHFKFDGIASGMYADGAGAGYVADTEALRRLMLELREEDPAVYINFTTGSWPSPFWLRYADSLWRQGDDMGFSGKGNKQQQWLTYRDQEVRKNIVGKGPLFPLNSLMTQGVAWSRHGSAAENDFDSTGFKDDVRMFFGSGTSLQELYIRPQRLGAQDWQVLAEAAKWSRAHADVLVDTHWIGGDPAQLEVYGYAAWSPRAGIVALRNPDDQPHPYELDVASAFELPPGAAAKFTLHSPWAEDSERPVFRTEAGTTLRLTLKPFEVLILDASPVN, encoded by the coding sequence ATGATCAAAACCCTCGCCATCGCTACAGGATTCGTTTTGTCCGCCGGGAGTGTTTGGAGCGCAGGTGTGGTAAAATACCCAGGGGTTGAGCCGGGTCGTGCTCATGCTTCATTGGCCAACGGCACGGTCACTTTCAGCAACCACGTGATGGTGGCGGCGTGGGCTTTGACGGAACACGGCATGTCCCCACTTTCCTTTCGCGACGTGCCGGGCCGACGATCGCTAACGCTGACCGGTGAGGTGTTTCAAATCGTCCTGACCACGGGAACCCGCTACCCCGCGTCCCGTCTGGTCCCGGATGGCAAATCCCGTTTGCGCACGCTCATCCCCAGGCCGAAAGCCGCCCGGTTTGCCGCGCGCCTCCCCGGAAAATCCGTGGAAGTGCCGTTGCGTTCAGCGGACGGACGCCTCCGGGTGCTCTGGCGAGGAATCATGTTGGATGGCGCTCATTACTTGCGCCAGGAAATCGAACTGGCCGTAATGCGCGATGCGCTGGCGATCCAGGAAATCGTCTGGCTCGACACGACGCTCCATGAACGGGAACGCCCCCTCACCCCTTCCCTCTCCCCCGCTCCGAGCGGGGGAGAGGGTGTCCGCAGGACGGGTGAGGGGGAGATTCAAGGGTCCAAATCGCGCAGTAATGTTTCGGGAGAATTTCTCCGCAGCGCGTCAACCGCAGGGCGCGTGGACGGTTCGCCGATCGTGGCGGACAGTTTCTTCCTGGGGAGCGAAGATCCGATGGCCGAAAACCTGGCCGGCCAGGAAGGTTCGCTGCTCAGCCGCGTTCGCCGCAACACCGAGCTACGTCGTGGCGAAACGCTCACGCAGAGTTTTGTTTTGGGCGTGGCGCCGGCTGGGCAGATGCGCCGCGCCTTTCTGGGCTATTTGGAACGGGAACGCGCTCATCCGTTCCGGCCATTCCTGCATTACAATTCCTGGTACGACATCTCGTGGCCGGGCTTTTCGATGAACGAAACGAATTGCCTCGCGGCCATTCACTCGCTCGCGGAGAACCTCATTCATCCCCACAGCGTGGTGCTCGACGGCGTGGTGTTTGACGATGGATGGGATGATCCAAAATCGCTCTGGCAATTTCACGCGGGATTCCCGCGTGGGTTCGCGCCGCCCGCCAGACTTTGCCGGCAGGAGCACACGCATTTGGGTGTCTGGCTCTCGCCGTTTGGCGGTTATGGCAAGGCCAAGGAGGAACGGTTGCGATTTGGCCGAGCGCAAGATTACGAAACCAATGCCACCGGGTTCTCGCTGGCCGGCCCCAAATACTATGACGCCTTTCGGAAGGTCTGTTTGCGGATGATGCGCACCTACGGCGTGGTCCATTTCAAGTTCGACGGCATCGCCTCCGGGATGTATGCGGACGGTGCCGGCGCCGGTTACGTTGCGGACACGGAGGCGTTGCGCCGGTTGATGCTGGAACTGCGCGAGGAAGACCCGGCGGTTTACATCAACTTCACCACCGGCTCCTGGCCGTCGCCGTTCTGGCTGCGGTATGCCGATTCCCTCTGGCGTCAGGGCGATGACATGGGGTTCAGCGGCAAGGGCAACAAGCAGCAGCAATGGCTCACCTACCGCGATCAGGAAGTCCGGAAAAACATCGTCGGTAAGGGACCGCTCTTTCCGTTGAACTCACTCATGACGCAAGGCGTCGCCTGGTCGCGGCACGGATCGGCTGCGGAAAATGACTTTGATTCGACTGGCTTCAAGGATGATGTCCGCATGTTTTTCGGCAGCGGCACGAGTTTGCAGGAATTGTACATCCGGCCCCAGCGTCTCGGCGCGCAAGATTGGCAGGTGCTCGCCGAAGCCGCAAAATGGTCGCGCGCGCATGCGGACGTGCTCGTGGACACGCACTGGATCGGCGGCGACCCCGCGCAACTGGAGGTTTACGGTTACGCTGCGTGGTCCCCCCGCGCGGGAATTGTCGCGTTGCGCAACCCGGACGACCAACCACACCCCTACGAATTGGATGTTGCGAGCGCATTCGAGCTGCCGCCCGGCGCTGCGGCGAAGTTCACTCTGCACAGCCCCTGGGCCGAGGATTCTGAACGGCCAGTTTTCCGCACCGAAGCGGGAACTACTTTGCGGCTCACGCTGAAGCCGTTTGAGGTTTTGATTCTCGACGCCTCGCCGGTGAACTGA
- a CDS encoding DUF5107 domain-containing protein produces the protein MIQIRETIRTLPFHRPVPLTPLPLLYHREHLFPYTSYGDTRAAAVPRAFRMVVLENAALRVEVAPELGGRVYSLFDKRLGKEILFSNPVVKPVRILPIWVFISGGIEFNFPIAHSPTSITEVGCATGRMGDYGFIRVGEREARTGMEWVVELGLMADQPFLIQRTALRNQTGAAHPWMMWTICAVRSTSETEFIHPPHRVLVHDDRVVELDWPGDGLNWDRHYRQMTALFWQPGSAPQFGAFHHDLGFGLMHLADPAQLPGKKLWTYGHGAHRAWGQATTEGGLAYCEIESGPLLDQSEKSQFPPGATQRYTEFWIPVHSRAACDRVKMPSLKLPEWLEPWLGWKHSAWQTEWEDFRENSGPLPSSTVPTGIALEAALRRELVRSNPKAAEPLALWLAFHNRPKEALSLMEHSSAPTACRLAGLILAKALQDSARAIPFLEAGPLEDPLAVVELDELYAGLGLIDKRVSLLAKSRSHGLVIERRADLALALGRPEEALQLLASTQWPREHQRYVRTTLWKRARSALGLSDAEVPEALNEDNLAQFGAYWSDQ, from the coding sequence ATGATTCAGATTCGCGAAACAATCCGCACGTTGCCGTTCCACCGACCGGTGCCGTTGACGCCTCTGCCGCTCCTCTACCACCGCGAGCACCTGTTTCCGTACACCAGCTATGGCGACACCAGAGCTGCCGCCGTGCCACGCGCTTTTCGGATGGTGGTTCTGGAAAATGCCGCGCTGCGTGTCGAAGTCGCGCCGGAGTTGGGCGGGCGGGTTTACAGCCTGTTCGACAAGCGACTCGGGAAGGAAATTCTCTTCAGCAATCCGGTGGTCAAGCCTGTACGGATTCTGCCGATCTGGGTGTTCATCTCCGGCGGCATCGAGTTCAACTTCCCCATCGCACACTCGCCCACCTCCATCACGGAAGTCGGCTGTGCCACGGGGCGGATGGGCGATTACGGTTTCATCCGCGTGGGCGAACGCGAGGCGCGCACCGGGATGGAATGGGTGGTGGAACTTGGCCTGATGGCGGACCAACCGTTCCTGATTCAGCGAACCGCACTGCGAAACCAAACGGGCGCGGCCCATCCGTGGATGATGTGGACGATCTGCGCGGTGCGGTCCACGAGCGAAACGGAGTTCATTCACCCGCCGCATCGAGTGCTGGTGCATGATGACCGGGTGGTGGAACTGGACTGGCCGGGCGACGGTTTGAACTGGGATCGCCATTACCGCCAGATGACCGCGCTGTTTTGGCAACCCGGGAGCGCGCCGCAGTTTGGTGCGTTTCATCACGACCTCGGATTTGGTCTCATGCACCTCGCTGATCCGGCGCAATTGCCCGGCAAGAAGCTTTGGACCTATGGGCACGGCGCGCATCGCGCGTGGGGCCAGGCCACCACCGAAGGCGGATTGGCTTACTGCGAAATCGAGAGTGGCCCGCTGCTTGATCAAAGCGAGAAATCACAGTTCCCACCGGGCGCGACGCAACGATACACGGAGTTTTGGATCCCGGTGCATTCTCGCGCCGCGTGCGATCGCGTGAAGATGCCGTCACTGAAGTTGCCCGAATGGCTCGAACCGTGGCTGGGCTGGAAACATTCCGCCTGGCAAACTGAGTGGGAAGACTTTCGCGAAAACTCCGGGCCGTTGCCATCGTCCACAGTTCCGACGGGTATCGCTCTTGAAGCCGCGTTGCGCCGCGAACTGGTGCGTAGCAACCCGAAGGCGGCTGAACCGCTGGCGCTCTGGCTCGCTTTTCACAATCGTCCGAAGGAGGCGTTGTCCCTGATGGAACATTCCAGCGCACCGACTGCTTGCCGATTGGCCGGACTCATCCTGGCGAAGGCCCTGCAAGATTCCGCCAGAGCAATTCCGTTCCTGGAAGCCGGTCCTTTGGAGGATCCGCTCGCAGTCGTGGAACTCGACGAGTTATATGCCGGACTTGGCCTGATCGACAAGCGCGTCTCCTTGCTCGCCAAATCGCGGTCTCACGGCCTTGTCATCGAGCGTCGCGCTGATCTTGCCCTGGCTCTCGGTCGACCGGAAGAAGCGCTCCAACTGCTGGCCTCGACCCAGTGGCCGCGCGAGCACCAACGGTACGTGCGCACAACGTTGTGGAAAAGAGCCCGGTCCGCGCTCGGTTTGTCGGACGCGGAAGTTCCCGAAGCGTTGAACGAAGACAATCTTGCCCAATTCGGTGCTTACTGGTCGGACCAATAA
- a CDS encoding DUF362 domain-containing protein — MNSPRGWTRREWLWTAAAGLSLPHLALGAEVSTKPAKSKLGMPGLHPGRVVAVSHPGCILDGKFQADPIRRMMDEGMMELTDADDPTAAWKQFFERGDVVGIKVCPVGGPLVMSCAEVLQKIVAGLESAGVRRKDIVVYDRYRKQFLEMGFDQWLPEGVRWSFAAQDVDGIQQAIEGYDPDHYMDMAVTLPGQDASSLTARRSYAARFITHEVNKLINLPVLKDHQSAGVTLALKNLSHGLVNNVSRSHSSSTLNVCGAFIPAVVSLPIIRDKTVLHILDGIKGLYHGGPSARPQFVWEHRTLYFATDPVALDRVGWKEIDKKRAASGLKSIAEAKPDEFSTFLNRQPEHIEIAATLGLGTWDERKIDVRSRPLRG, encoded by the coding sequence ATGAACTCGCCACGCGGATGGACGCGCAGAGAGTGGTTGTGGACCGCAGCGGCCGGATTGAGCCTTCCGCACCTGGCGCTGGGGGCAGAGGTTTCCACCAAGCCGGCCAAATCCAAATTGGGCATGCCCGGCTTGCACCCGGGCCGCGTGGTCGCGGTATCACATCCGGGGTGTATTCTCGACGGCAAGTTCCAAGCCGATCCGATCCGCCGCATGATGGACGAAGGCATGATGGAACTCACGGATGCGGATGATCCCACGGCAGCTTGGAAGCAGTTCTTCGAACGCGGCGACGTGGTGGGGATCAAGGTGTGTCCGGTGGGCGGCCCGTTGGTCATGAGTTGCGCGGAAGTGCTCCAGAAAATCGTGGCGGGACTGGAGTCAGCCGGCGTGCGCCGCAAGGACATTGTGGTGTACGACCGTTACCGGAAACAATTTTTGGAAATGGGTTTCGACCAGTGGTTGCCGGAGGGCGTGCGCTGGTCGTTCGCCGCCCAGGACGTGGACGGCATCCAGCAGGCGATTGAGGGTTACGATCCGGATCACTACATGGACATGGCGGTGACGTTGCCGGGCCAGGATGCCAGCAGTCTCACAGCCCGGCGTTCATACGCGGCCCGGTTCATCACGCACGAAGTGAACAAGCTCATCAATCTACCGGTGTTGAAGGACCACCAGTCCGCGGGAGTGACACTGGCGCTGAAAAATCTTTCCCATGGACTGGTCAACAACGTGAGCCGCAGCCATTCCTCCAGCACGTTGAACGTCTGCGGCGCCTTCATTCCTGCCGTCGTATCGCTGCCCATCATTCGAGACAAGACCGTGCTGCACATTCTCGACGGCATCAAGGGGCTGTATCACGGCGGTCCGTCTGCCCGGCCCCAGTTCGTCTGGGAACATCGCACTCTTTATTTCGCGACGGATCCGGTGGCACTGGACCGCGTTGGCTGGAAAGAAATTGACAAGAAGCGCGCTGCGTCGGGATTGAAATCCATCGCCGAGGCCAAGCCCGATGAGTTCAGCACCTTTCTCAACCGGCAGCCGGAGCACATCGAGATCGCCGCCACGCTTGGGCTGGGCACCTGGGACGAGCGCAAGATTGATGTCCGCTCACGGCCGCTTCGCGGATGA